In one window of Musa acuminata AAA Group cultivar baxijiao chromosome BXJ3-2, Cavendish_Baxijiao_AAA, whole genome shotgun sequence DNA:
- the LOC135630983 gene encoding uncharacterized protein LOC135630983 isoform X2 translates to MGASGGSSSARFHGVDRFYSPPAVRRQIEQQQKQKLQQQQQQQQQQSPTHRPARPKPRPAQPAAQPLVESRDAADNRAESDDSSSKQSVSSSPSSPSPVPPPPAGNLDRFLEFTTPVVPARYLPKTSVRGWRNCDAATVQSQPYFCLGDLWESLKEWSAYGAGVPLVLNGSDSVVQYYVPYLSAIQLYVDTSSATLRLSDRDRFPDTSSDSSCGSEVDQVQERITSLGTINHNVQGDFVGDNGDACTPATRPVFEYLERDPPYGREPLADKISVLASKFPDLKTYRSCDLLSLSWMSVAWYPIYRIPMGPTLRDLDACFLTFHTLSSPKNGAGPQSEVHGTHSVRDVKRSVKLTLPVFGLASYKFRGSIWTSNGLHERQISSSLLQAADNWLRLLRVDHPDYSFFVSHYSAFRR, encoded by the exons ATGGGCGCTTCCGGTGGCTCGTCGTCGGCCCGCTTCCACGGCGTTGATCGCTTCTACAGCCCGCCCGCGGTCAGAAGGCAGATCGAAcagcagcagaagcagaagctccaacagcaacagcagcagcagcagcagcaatcacCGACGCACAGGCCGGCGCGGCCTAAGCCCCGGCCCGCCCAGCCTGCAGCGCAGCCGCTGGTCGAGTCGCGTGATGCCGCGGATAATCGGGCCGAATCAGATGATTCATCTTCCAAACAATCGGTCTCGTCCTCACCCTCGTCTCCCTCGCCCGTGCCGCCGCCGCCTGCCGGGAACCTCGACCGGTTTCTCGAGTTCACCACCCCGGTCGTCCCCGCTCGTTATCTGCCCAAG ACGAGCGTGAGGGGGTGGAGGAACTGCGACGCCGCGACGGTGCAATCGCAGCCCTACTTTTGCCTTGGAGATCTTTGGGAATCTTTGAAGGAGTGGAGCGCTTATGGCGCTGGGGTGCCTCTGGTGCTGAACGGGAGCGACTCCGTTGTTCAGTACTATGTGCCGTATCTTTCTGCAATCCAACTATATGTGGACACTTCGAGTGCCACCTTGAGATTAAG TGACAGGGATCGATTCCCAGATACTAGCAGCGATAGCAGTTGTGGGAGTGAAGTGGACCAAGTACAGGAAAGAATTACATCCTTGGGAACTATCAACCACAATGTGCAAGGAGACTTTGTAGGTGACAATGGTGATGCTTGCACCCCAGCCACTCGTCCTGTATTTGAGTACCTAGAGCGGGATCCACCATATGGAAGGGAACCTCTCGCTGACAAG ATATCAGTTCTTGCAAGTAAATTTCCAGATCTGAAGACATATAGAAGCTGTGATCTATTGTCATTGAGTTGGATGTCTGTTGCATG GTACCCAATATACAGGATACCAATGGGACCAACATTAAGGGACTTGGATGCTTGCTTTTTGACATTTCACACTCTGTCATCTCCTAAAA ATGGAGCTGGTCCACAGTCTGAGGTTCATGGAACTCATTCTGTTAGAGATGTCAAGAGATCTGTGAAGTTAACGTTGCCTGTCTTTGGGCTTGCTTCATACAAGTTCAGAGGTTCTATTTGGACATCTAATGGACTGCACGAACGACAGATCTCAAGCTCTCTGCTTCAAGCTGCAGATAATTGGCTTCGCCTTCTTCGTGTAGATCATCCAGACTATAGTTTTTTTGTGTCTCATTATAGCGCATTTAGGAGATGA
- the LOC135630983 gene encoding uncharacterized protein LOC135630983 isoform X1 translates to MGASGGSSSARFHGVDRFYSPPAVRRQIEQQQKQKLQQQQQQQQQQSPTHRPARPKPRPAQPAAQPLVESRDAADNRAESDDSSSKQSVSSSPSSPSPVPPPPAGNLDRFLEFTTPVVPARYLPKTSVRGWRNCDAATVQSQPYFCLGDLWESLKEWSAYGAGVPLVLNGSDSVVQYYVPYLSAIQLYVDTSSATLRLRDRFPDTSSDSSCGSEVDQVQERITSLGTINHNVQGDFVGDNGDACTPATRPVFEYLERDPPYGREPLADKISVLASKFPDLKTYRSCDLLSLSWMSVAWYPIYRIPMGPTLRDLDACFLTFHTLSSPKNGAGPQSEVHGTHSVRDVKRSVKLTLPVFGLASYKFRGSIWTSNGLHERQISSSLLQAADNWLRLLRVDHPDYSFFVSHYSAFRR, encoded by the exons ATGGGCGCTTCCGGTGGCTCGTCGTCGGCCCGCTTCCACGGCGTTGATCGCTTCTACAGCCCGCCCGCGGTCAGAAGGCAGATCGAAcagcagcagaagcagaagctccaacagcaacagcagcagcagcagcagcaatcacCGACGCACAGGCCGGCGCGGCCTAAGCCCCGGCCCGCCCAGCCTGCAGCGCAGCCGCTGGTCGAGTCGCGTGATGCCGCGGATAATCGGGCCGAATCAGATGATTCATCTTCCAAACAATCGGTCTCGTCCTCACCCTCGTCTCCCTCGCCCGTGCCGCCGCCGCCTGCCGGGAACCTCGACCGGTTTCTCGAGTTCACCACCCCGGTCGTCCCCGCTCGTTATCTGCCCAAG ACGAGCGTGAGGGGGTGGAGGAACTGCGACGCCGCGACGGTGCAATCGCAGCCCTACTTTTGCCTTGGAGATCTTTGGGAATCTTTGAAGGAGTGGAGCGCTTATGGCGCTGGGGTGCCTCTGGTGCTGAACGGGAGCGACTCCGTTGTTCAGTACTATGTGCCGTATCTTTCTGCAATCCAACTATATGTGGACACTTCGAGTGCCACCTTGAGATTAAG GGATCGATTCCCAGATACTAGCAGCGATAGCAGTTGTGGGAGTGAAGTGGACCAAGTACAGGAAAGAATTACATCCTTGGGAACTATCAACCACAATGTGCAAGGAGACTTTGTAGGTGACAATGGTGATGCTTGCACCCCAGCCACTCGTCCTGTATTTGAGTACCTAGAGCGGGATCCACCATATGGAAGGGAACCTCTCGCTGACAAG ATATCAGTTCTTGCAAGTAAATTTCCAGATCTGAAGACATATAGAAGCTGTGATCTATTGTCATTGAGTTGGATGTCTGTTGCATG GTACCCAATATACAGGATACCAATGGGACCAACATTAAGGGACTTGGATGCTTGCTTTTTGACATTTCACACTCTGTCATCTCCTAAAA ATGGAGCTGGTCCACAGTCTGAGGTTCATGGAACTCATTCTGTTAGAGATGTCAAGAGATCTGTGAAGTTAACGTTGCCTGTCTTTGGGCTTGCTTCATACAAGTTCAGAGGTTCTATTTGGACATCTAATGGACTGCACGAACGACAGATCTCAAGCTCTCTGCTTCAAGCTGCAGATAATTGGCTTCGCCTTCTTCGTGTAGATCATCCAGACTATAGTTTTTTTGTGTCTCATTATAGCGCATTTAGGAGATGA
- the LOC135631091 gene encoding protein DEHYDRATION-INDUCED 19 homolog 2-like: MEADSWSRLTSDSNRRQHTFQSLVDECLGFDDFDGASEDDDSRAEFACPFCSEEFDIIGLCCHIDDEHPDDSKDGVCPVCAARVEMDMVDHIAMQHGSFFKMPWRSRFHKDSLDFQSRSSLLRKDLCDSNLHAFLGGSTYTDSPSDSAPDPLLLSFIVNYPMADPLEDVRLEPVEKTSMVDKISVEKVVESVEPSLSHKDQGRARSSEFVRELVLSTIFEGSS; the protein is encoded by the exons ATGGAGGCCGATTCCTGGAGCCGGTTGACCTCCGATTCGAACCGCCGCCAACACACCTTTCAGTCTCTCGTCG ATGAGTGTCTTGGATTCGACGACTTCGATGGAGCGTCGGAAGACGACGATTCCCGGGCGGAGTTCGCTTGCCCGTTCTGTTCCGAGGAGTTCGACATCATCGGGTTGTGCTGCCACATTGACGACGAGCATCCTGACGATTCTAAGGACGGG GTATGTCCTGTCTGTGCAGCAAGGGTTGAGATGGACATGGTCGACCACATAGCGATGCAACATGGAAGTTTCTTTAAGAT GCCATGGAGGAGTAGATTCCACAAAGATTCCTTAGATTTTCAGTCAAGATCTTCGTTGCTGAGAAAGGATCTTTGTGATAGCAATCTGCATGCTTTTCTGGGGGGTTCTACGTACACAGATTCTCCTTCCGATTCTGCACCTGATCCATTGCTGTTATCGTTCATTGTTAATTATCCCATGGCTGACCCATTGGAAGACGTAAGGCTGGAACCGGTGGAGAAAACAAGTATGGTTGACAAGATATCAGTTGAGAAGGTGGTTGAAAG CGTTGAGCCATCTCTATCACACAAAGATCAGGGGAGAGCTCGGAGCAGCGAGTTTGTGCGAGAGCTTGTGCTGTCTACAATATTTGAGGGCTCCTCATGA